From the genome of Sediminibacter sp. Hel_I_10:
CTCGGGGATAGAGGTAATGACTTGAGGATCTAAAATAGAGAACACGGGAAACAATCCAGGTCCGCCCATAGCGAGTTTTTCTTGGGTCTCTTCTCTCGTGATTACCGATCCTGAGTTCATTTCAGAACCTGTTGCAGGTAAGGTTAAAACCGTACCAAAAGGCATGCCTTTTTCTGTTCTTATATTTTGGGTTAAGATATCCCAAGGGGTATCGCCATCATATAAAGCGGCTGCCGAGAGAAACTTGGTCCCGTCAATCACCGATCCGCCACCTACGGCCAATAAATATGTGATCTTCTCGTCTTTAATAACGTTGAGCGCTTCCATCAATTTTGCATATTCCGGATTGGCGGGAATCCCACCAAACTCCACAACGTCTAATGCCGATAGAGCGGATTTCACCTGATCATAAATACCATTTTTCTTAATACTGCCGCCACCATAGAGTAGCAATACTTTGACATCTTTTGGGATTTGGCTGTCGAGTTGTTTTATCGTGTCCTTTCCAAATATGATTTTGGTCGGGTTATGAAATTCAAAATTGTTCATTGTTGTTTTGTTTTTGGTTTGTAATTGTGATGTGCACTCAAAAAGAGAATTACTCCATGACTGTGACTAATTCGTCCATTGGTTTTCTTACCTTAACCAGGTTCACCAACCAATCGTCTTCTTCTTTTCTATAGCCTAAAGGCAATAAAACGGCACTGCGCAGTCCTTTTTCACGAAGTCCTAAGATCTTATCTACGGCGTCTGGGTCAAACCCCTCAATAGGTGTGGCATCCACACCTTCAAAGGCCGCTGCACTAATGGCTTGAGAAAACGCGATGTAGGCTTGTTTTGCCGTATGATTAAAATTCTCTTCGGCATCTTTTTGCGGATAAGAGTTAAGCAGCATCTGTCTGTAATTCTCCCAACCTTCATTTTTAAAGCCACGAATCTCGTTGGTCAAATCAAACATGTAATTGATGCGATCTGCCGTATAGGTATCCCAAGCAGCAAAAACGAGTAGGTGAGAACAGTCTGTAATCACACTTTGGTTCCAAGCTACTGGTTTAATTTGTTCTTTAATATCTTGATTCTTAATCACTATAATTTCAAAAGGCTGTAAGCCACTTGAGGTAGGCGCCAAACGTGCAGCTTCTAAAATGTGATCAATTTTAGCTTCGGCTACTTTTTCACCGTTCATGGCTTTGGCAGCATAACGCCAGTTGAGTTTATCTAATAATTCCATTGTATGTTATTTTATAAGTTGGTTGTTGTTTTTGTTGCTTGTGCTTTAATGGCTTCTGAGCTAAAGATGGTTTCCGAAGTGCTTGCATCATTTGCTAAGTGAATCATGGCTCGTGCGATGGTTTCGGCTTCAATGATTTGGTATTTTTTTAACGGACCTACAAGCAGTGGCTGAAGGAGTTCAAAAAAACGTAAACCCAGTTGTTCCATAGTGCGTTTTTCGTCACGATCCCCTCCAATTAGGGCGGGTCTAAAAATGTAAGTGTGCCTCACATCTTGCTTTAAAACATCGGCTTCCATCTCGCCTTTGGTTCTATTATAAAAAATACGACTCTCCTCATCGGCTCCCATGGCAGAGATCACTAAAAACTTAGGAATTTGCTGTGCCTTTACCAATCTTGCTGCCGCCACAGGGATTCCATAATCTATCTGTCTATACAGATCTTTATCTGGCGTCTTGCTCGTGGTGGTCCCAATACAACAATAGACCTCATCTGCTGTAAAGTGAGACTTAAATTGATCTAATTGTAAAAGGTCTCCAATATACTGGGTCACTTTTGGAGGTAAACCCTCTAGTTTTGATCTGGAGATCAGTTTAATGCTATCGTAACGATCATCCTTAGCAAGTTGGTCTAAAACACAACCGCCTGTAAGACCTGATGCTCCTAATATAATGGCTGTTTTTTTCATCTTATTTAAGCACTTTAATACTGCTCCAAGCCGCTTGATAAGCGTCTTCTAATTGATTTTTATCCAATTGAAATGCGCCTCTGTTTTGAGACATCATCAAAAAGGAGAGCGGATTAATGGCATAGGCATATAGTAGGTAGTTGGATAAGGGCTTGATGATGCCCTCCTTTTTACCGCGTTCCCATAAATCGAGTAGAGGCTGTAGATGTCGAATCCCTTCTTGTAAGCTTGGTTCATCAATTATGGGCGTATTATCACATTGTGCCAGAAACATGGCATTTTCAGATTCTTCAAGCTTGAAATCGGCGATACGTTTCCAAATGATTTCAAAACCTTCTGCAACAGACATCGTTTCATTATAATTCGCAAAAGCATACTTAGTGTATTCTGCCTTGACATCAATGTAAGTCTTATTGACCAAATCTTGCTTATTTTCGAAATAGAGGTAAATGGTCGCCGGAGACACATTGGCCATTTTCGCAATCTTATTCATAGAGGTGGCATGAAAACCATTGTCATTTACCAATTGAATTGTTGCTCTTACCAGTGCATTACGTTTGTCTATACTTTTTTGAAGTTGGGCCATAATTATTAAATTCTGATACAAAGGTATGACAAAAATGAACGTTCATTCTCTTTTTAACAAAACATTAAAAAGCAAAGATTATAAACAACAAAAACGTATAATTTTATGAGGTAGGAGCAGATCTAGAATCTGTGCTGCTATAAAAAAAGCCCTTCCAAAATGGAGGGGCTTTTAATGCAAATGTAAGTGTTAGGTTAAAACCTTAGTTCACCATTAACTTTTTAATCAGTCCCACATTGGCGCCTTTCAATTCCATAAGGTACATGCCGGTATGGAGATCCAAATACAATTCTTGTGTTCCGGTGTTTAAGGGGCTCTCAAAAATGAGCTTTCCTTCCAATGTATAGACATTTAAGGTATTAAATTCGGAATTGTTAGCGATAAATAATCTGCCCTCTGTAGGGTTAGGGTAGATGGCAATATTTTCCGAAGAGATAGGATCCACTCCCAAGAATACACAGTTTACAGGATCAAAGAGTACTTCTCCCAAGCTAGAATCGTCTACTTGGTGAACAATCACCGCTTCTGCATCTTCAAGGGTAATGGGTGCGTTGGCTTCATCCCAACAATTATTCATGGCCGATAGTGTGTTTGAGGTGTTGTTGTACAAGGCATAAGTGGTGCCGCCATTGCCGTTATCAGAGAATACATTTTGACCTGCATTCCCGTCGTCATCCCCAAGGTTAATAGAAGCGCCAGAAAGCACCGTGATACCCCATAAATTACGACGGATTTGGTTACCTCTGGCAACAACGTCCATACTGTTTGAGCCATTGCTCAAAGAAATCCCACTCCCGCCAAGGTTAGGGTTGTTCTGCGTATCATTATCCTCAATAATATTATCTCTTATATAAGCAAAAGAGTTACCTCCAACCACGGTAATCCCGTAACGGTTATCTTGTATGATATTGTCATCAATAATGGCCTTAACATTGCCACCAACAAGATTGGCCACGGCAATCCCTCCAACACTGGTTAAACTAACATCTCCTTTAATGGTATTCTGAATGATCTTTAAGGTATCTGTCGTCATGGTAGCACCCATGTTAATTTGGGGCCTGTTGGAATTTTCCTGATTGTTCCCCTCAATGTAATTGTTGAAAATATAAGCAGACACTGCATTGTTAGCCCCAGAACTAATGGCTGGGGTTTCATTAAAGGTAATGCTGTTGTTGGTGATTTGCGCGACGCCTCG
Proteins encoded in this window:
- a CDS encoding NAD(P)H-dependent oxidoreductase, which produces MELLDKLNWRYAAKAMNGEKVAEAKIDHILEAARLAPTSSGLQPFEIIVIKNQDIKEQIKPVAWNQSVITDCSHLLVFAAWDTYTADRINYMFDLTNEIRGFKNEGWENYRQMLLNSYPQKDAEENFNHTAKQAYIAFSQAISAAAFEGVDATPIEGFDPDAVDKILGLREKGLRSAVLLPLGYRKEEDDWLVNLVKVRKPMDELVTVME
- a CDS encoding NAD(P)H-binding protein, with the translated sequence MKKTAIILGASGLTGGCVLDQLAKDDRYDSIKLISRSKLEGLPPKVTQYIGDLLQLDQFKSHFTADEVYCCIGTTTSKTPDKDLYRQIDYGIPVAAARLVKAQQIPKFLVISAMGADEESRIFYNRTKGEMEADVLKQDVRHTYIFRPALIGGDRDEKRTMEQLGLRFFELLQPLLVGPLKKYQIIEAETIARAMIHLANDASTSETIFSSEAIKAQATKTTTNL
- a CDS encoding TetR/AcrR family transcriptional regulator, with the translated sequence MAQLQKSIDKRNALVRATIQLVNDNGFHATSMNKIAKMANVSPATIYLYFENKQDLVNKTYIDVKAEYTKYAFANYNETMSVAEGFEIIWKRIADFKLEESENAMFLAQCDNTPIIDEPSLQEGIRHLQPLLDLWERGKKEGIIKPLSNYLLYAYAINPLSFLMMSQNRGAFQLDKNQLEDAYQAAWSSIKVLK
- a CDS encoding T9SS type A sorting domain-containing protein; amino-acid sequence: MTQRLLHLFLTFGIITVGFAQDYTTPNTGMIYSLDDLVTESPSTMSVSGATYTMVGNITISENDTLLIDSDLTLEIGAELLITVFGTFTVTAEDVTFTAIDTAAPYEGFRFEEFSEVDIQNSTIQYGGGLRVLTETFTLNNCTVTNNVSGAATGSVIALSRGVAQITNNSITFNETPAISSGANNAVSAYIFNNYIEGNNQENSNRPQINMGATMTTDTLKIIQNTIKGDVSLTSVGGIAVANLVGGNVKAIIDDNIIQDNRYGITVVGGNSFAYIRDNIIEDNDTQNNPNLGGSGISLSNGSNSMDVVARGNQIRRNLWGITVLSGASINLGDDDGNAGQNVFSDNGNGGTTYALYNNTSNTLSAMNNCWDEANAPITLEDAEAVIVHQVDDSSLGEVLFDPVNCVFLGVDPISSENIAIYPNPTEGRLFIANNSEFNTLNVYTLEGKLIFESPLNTGTQELYLDLHTGMYLMELKGANVGLIKKLMVN